A region from the Acomys russatus chromosome 24, mAcoRus1.1, whole genome shotgun sequence genome encodes:
- the Ptpa gene encoding serine/threonine-protein phosphatase 2A activator isoform X1 gives MAEGERQPPPDSSEETPPATQNFIIPKKEIHTVPDMGKWKRSQAYADYIGFILTLNEGVKGKKLTFDYKVSEAIEKLVALLDTLDRWIDETPPVDQPSRFGNKAYRTWYAKLDQEAENLVATVVPAHLAAAVPEVAVYLKEAVGNSTRIDYGTGHEAAFAAFLCCLCKIGVLRVDDQVAIVFKVFDRYLEVMRKLQKTYRMEPAGSQGVWGLDDFQFLPFIWGSSQLIDHPHLEPRHFVDEKAVSENHKDYMFLQCILFITEMKTGPFAEHSNQLWNISAVPSWSKVNQGLIRMYKAECLEKFPVIQHFKFGSLLPIHPVTSG, from the exons ATTCTTCAGAGGAGACCCCTCCAGCTACCCAGAACTTTATCATTCCAAAAAAGGAAATTCACACAGTTCCAGATATGGGCAAATGGAAGCGCTCTCAG GCATATGCTGACTACATTGGCTTTATCCTTACCCTCAATGAAGGAGTGAAAGGGAAGAAGCTGACCTTCGACTACAAAGTCTCTGAG GCCATTGAGAAGCTGGTGGCTCTTCTTGATACACTGGATAGGTGGATTGATGAAACTCCACCTGTGGACCAGCCTTCCCGATTTGGGAACAAGGCCTACAGGACCTGGTATGCTAAACTTGATCAG gaagcagaaaacttGGTGGCCACAGTGGTCCCCGCCCACCTGGCAGCTGCTGTGCCTGAAGTGGCAGTTTACCTGAAGGAGGCTGTGGGGAACTCCACACGCATCGACTATGGCACAG GGCACGAGGCTGCCTTTGCTGCTTTCCTCTGTTGTCTCTGCAAGATTGGCGTGCTCCGGGTGGACGACCAGGTGGCTATTGTCTTCAAGGTGTTTGATAG GTATCTTGAGGTTATGCGGAAGTTGCAGAAGACATACAGGATGGAGCCTGCAGGCAGCCAGGGCGTGTGGGGTCTGGATGACTTCCAGTTCCTGCCCTTCATTTGGGGCAGCTCGCAGCTCATAG ACCACCCCCACCTGGAGCCGAGACACTTCGTGGATGAGAAGGCGGTGAGTGAGAACCACAAGGACTACATGTTCCTGCAGTGCATCCTGTTCATCACTGAG ATGAAGACTGGCCCCTTTGCAGAGCACTCCAACCAGCTATGGAACATCAGCGCTGTCCCCTCCTGGTCTAAAGTAAACCAGGGCCTCATCCGCATGTATAAAGCAGAG tGCCTGGAGAAGTTCCCTGTGATCCAGCACTTCAAGTTCGGGAGCCTGCTGCCCATCCATCCAGTCACATCAGGCTAG
- the Ptpa gene encoding serine/threonine-protein phosphatase 2A activator isoform X2 translates to MAEGERQPPPDSSEETPPATQNFIIPKKEIHTVPDMGKWKRSQAYADYIGFILTLNEGVKGKKLTFDYKVSEAIEKLVALLDTLDRWIDETPPVDQPSRFGNKAYRTWYAKLDQEAENLVATVVPAHLAAAVPEVAVYLKEAVGNSTRIDYGTGHEAAFAAFLCCLCKIGVLRVDDQVAIVFKVFDRYLEVMRKLQKTYRMEPAGSQGVWGLDDFQFLPFIWGSSQLIDEDWPLCRALQPAMEHQRCPLLV, encoded by the exons ATTCTTCAGAGGAGACCCCTCCAGCTACCCAGAACTTTATCATTCCAAAAAAGGAAATTCACACAGTTCCAGATATGGGCAAATGGAAGCGCTCTCAG GCATATGCTGACTACATTGGCTTTATCCTTACCCTCAATGAAGGAGTGAAAGGGAAGAAGCTGACCTTCGACTACAAAGTCTCTGAG GCCATTGAGAAGCTGGTGGCTCTTCTTGATACACTGGATAGGTGGATTGATGAAACTCCACCTGTGGACCAGCCTTCCCGATTTGGGAACAAGGCCTACAGGACCTGGTATGCTAAACTTGATCAG gaagcagaaaacttGGTGGCCACAGTGGTCCCCGCCCACCTGGCAGCTGCTGTGCCTGAAGTGGCAGTTTACCTGAAGGAGGCTGTGGGGAACTCCACACGCATCGACTATGGCACAG GGCACGAGGCTGCCTTTGCTGCTTTCCTCTGTTGTCTCTGCAAGATTGGCGTGCTCCGGGTGGACGACCAGGTGGCTATTGTCTTCAAGGTGTTTGATAG GTATCTTGAGGTTATGCGGAAGTTGCAGAAGACATACAGGATGGAGCCTGCAGGCAGCCAGGGCGTGTGGGGTCTGGATGACTTCCAGTTCCTGCCCTTCATTTGGGGCAGCTCGCAGCTCATAG ATGAAGACTGGCCCCTTTGCAGAGCACTCCAACCAGCTATGGAACATCAGCGCTGTCCCCTCCTGGTCTAA